A region of Jaculus jaculus isolate mJacJac1 chromosome 16, mJacJac1.mat.Y.cur, whole genome shotgun sequence DNA encodes the following proteins:
- the Myo1g gene encoding unconventional myosin-Ig isoform X1, translating into MEDMEGPEYGKPDFVLLDQLTMEDFMKNLQLRFEKNRIYTYIGEVLVSVNPYQELPLYGPEAIARYQGRELYERPPHLYAVANAAYKAMKRRSRDTCIVISGESGAGKTEASKHIMQYIAAVTNPSRRAEVERVKDILLNSTCVLEAFGNARTNRNHNSSRFGKYMDINFDFKGDPVGGHIHSYLLEKSRVLKQHVGERNFHAFYQLLRGSEEQKLQEMHLERNPALYNFTRQGAGLNMGVHNVMDSDEKSHRAVTEAMAVIGFSSEEVASVHRILAAILHMGNIEFVETEENGLQKGGLAVAEAALVDHVAELTATPRDLVLRSLLARTVASGGRELIEKGHTVAEASYARDACAKAVYQRLFEWVVDRINSIMEARDRDPRRDGKDTVIGVLDIYGFEVLPVNSFEQFCINYCNEKLQQLFVQLILKQEQEEYEREGIAWQSVEYFNNATIVELVERPHRGILAILDEACSTAGPVTDRIFLQTLDTHHRHHPHYSSRQLCPTDKTMEFGRDFRIKHYAGDVTYSVERFIDKNRDFLFQDFKRLLYNSADPILRAMWPDGQQDITEVTKRPLTAGTLFKNSMVALVENLASKEPFYVRCIKPNEDKVPGRLDEDHCRHQVAYLGLLENVRVRRAGFASRQPYPRFLLRYKMTCEYTWPNHLLGSDRAAVSALLEQHGLQGDVAFGHSKLFIRSPRTLVTLEQSRARLIPIIVLLLQKAWRGTLARWRCRRLKAIYTIMRWFRRHKVRAHLAELQQRFQAARHPPLYGRDIVWPPPPAVLQPFQDTCHALFCRWRARQLVKNIPPSDMAQIKAKVAAMGALQGLRQDWGCQRAWARDYLSSGTDNPTGARLFAERLKALREKDGFGAVLFSSHVRKVNRFRKSRDRALLFTDRHLYKLDPGRQYRVMRAVPLEAVTRLSVTSGRDQLVVLHARNQDDLVVCLHRSQPTLDNRIGELVGILAAHCQGEGRNLEVHVSDCIPVSQRGARRLVSVEARPEQPEPDFCCSHGAFTLLWPSP; encoded by the exons ATGGAGGACATGGAAGGTCCTGAATACGGCAAGCCCGACTTTGTGCTTTTGGACCAGCTGACTATGGAGGACTTCATGAAAAACCTGCAGCTCAG GTTTGAGAAGAACCGTATCTACACTTACATCGGCGAGGTGCTGGTATCTGTGAATCCCTACCAGGAGCTGCCCCTGTACGGGCCTGAGGCCATCGCCAGATACCAAGGCCGCGAACTCTACGAACGGCCACCCCACCTGTATGCTGTAGCCAACGCTGCCTACAAAGCAATGAAGCGTAGATCCAGAGACACCTGTATTGTCATCTCAG GGGAGAGCGGGGCAGGGAAGACGGAAGCCAGCAAGCACATCATGCAGTACATCGCTGCTGTCACCAACCCAAGCCGGAGGGCTGAGGTGGAGAG GGTGAAGGATATTCTGCTCAACTCCACCTGTGTGCTGGAGGCCTTTGGTAATGCCCGTACCAATCGCAACCACAATTCCAGCCGCTTTGGCAAGTACATGGACATCAACTTTGACTTCAAGGGGGATCCTGTTGGAGGACACATCCACAGCTACCTGTTGGAGAAG TCTAGAGTTCTCAAGCAACATGTGGGCGAAAGGAACTTCCATGCCTTCTACCAG TTGCTTAGGGGCAGCGAAGAGCAAAAGCTGCAAGAAATGCACCTGGAGAGAAATCCTGCTCTGTATAACTTCACACGCCAGGGAGCCGGGCTCAACATGGGTGTGCACAAT GTCATGGACAGTGATGAAAAGAGCCACCGAGCAGTGACTGAGGCCATGGCGGTCATCGGCTTCAGTTCTGAGGAAGTGGCATCTGTCCATCGCATCCTGGCTGCTATACTGCACATG GGAAACATCGAGTTTGTGGAGACAGAGGAAAATGGACTGCAGAAGGGGGGCCTAGCAGTGGCCGAGGCGGCTCTGGTGGACCATGTGGCTGAGCTGACAGCCACACCCCGAGATCTCGTTCTCCGCTCCCTGCTGGCTCGCACAGTGGCCTCAGGAGGCCGAGAACTCATAGAGAAGGGGCACACCGTGGCTGAGGCCAGCTATGCTAGGGATGCCTGTGCCAAG GCAGTGTACCAGCGGTTGTTTGAGTGGGTGGTGGACAGGATCAACAGCATCATGGAAGCTCGGGACCGCGACCCTCGGCGTGATGGCAAGGACACAGTCATTGGTGTGCTGGACATCTATGGCTTTGAAGTTCTTCCTGTCAATAG CTTTGAACAGTTCTGCATCAATTACTGCAACGAGAAGCTCCAGCAGCTCTTCGTCCAGCTCATCCTGAAGCAGGAGCAGGAGGAATATGAGCGCGAGGGCATTGCCTGGCAGAGC GTCGAGTATTTCAACAACGCCACCATCGTGGAGCTGGTGGAGCGGCCCCACCGCGGCATACTGGCCATTCTGGATGAGGCCTGTAGCACCGCTGGCCCCGTCACCGACCGCATCTTCCTGCAGACGCTGGACACGCACCACCGCCACCACCCACACTACTCCAGCCGCCAG CTCTGTCCTACTGACAAGACCATGGAGTTTGGCAGAGACTTCCGGATTAAGCACTATGCAGGGGATGTCAC GTACTCTGTGGAGAGATTCATTGACAAGAATAGAGACTTTCTCTTCCAGGACTTCAAGCGGTTGCTGTATAACAG TGCAGATCCCATTCTGCGGGCCATGTGGCCAGATGGGCAGCAGGACATCACAGAAGTGACCAAGCGCCCCCTGACGGCTGGCACACTCTTCAAGAACTCCATGGTGGCCCTGGTGGAGAACCTGGCTTCCAAG gAGCCCTTCTATGTCCGCTGCATCAAACCCAATGAGGACAAGGTGCCTGGGAGGCTAGATGAGGACCACTGTCGTCACCAAGTTGCATACCTGGGCCTACTGGAGAACGTGAGGGTCCGGAGGGCTGGCTTTGCTTCCCGCCAGCCCTACCCTCGATTCTTGCTCAG GTACAAGATGACCTGTGAGTACACATGGCCCAACCACCTGCTGGGCTCTGACAGGGCAGCTGTGAGCGCCCTCCTGGAACAGCACGGCCTGCAAGGGGATGTGGCCTTTGGCCACAGCAAGCTGTTCATCCGCTCGCCACGGACGCTGGTCACTCTGGAGCAGAGCAGAGCCCGCCTCATCCCCATCATCGTGCTGCTGCTGCAGAAG GCATGGCGGGGCACCCTAGCTCGGTGGCGCTGCCGGCGGCTGAAGGCCATCTACACCATCATGCGCTGGTTCCGAAGACACAAGGTGCGCGCTCACCTGGCTGAGCTGCAGCAGAGGTTCCAGGCTGCACGGCATCCCCCGCTCTATGGTCGAGACATCGTGTGGCCGCCTCCCCCTGCCGTGCTGCAGCCCTTCCAGGACACCTGCCATGCACTCTTCTGCAG GTGGCGAGCCCGGCAGCTGGTGAAGAACATTCCTCCTTCAGACATGGCCCAGATCAAAGCCAAAGTGGCTGCCATGGGGGCCCTGCAGGGGCTGCGTCAGGACTGGGGCTGCCAGAGGGCCTGGGCCCGAGACTATTTGTCTTCT GGCACTGACAACCCCACAGGCGCCCGCCTGTTTGCTGAGCGGCTGAAGGCACTTCGGGAAAAGGATGGCTTTGGGGCTGTACTCTTTTCTAGCCATGTCCGCAAG GTGAACCGCTTCCGCAAGAGCCGGGACCGGGCCCTCCTGTTCACAGACCGACACCTCTACAAGCTGGACCCTGGCCGGCAGTATAGGGTGATGCGGGCCGTGCCACTGGAAGCG GTGACAAGGCTAAGTGTGACCAGTGGACGAGACCAGCTGGTGGTGCTACATGCCCGGAACCAGGACGACCTTGTGGTGTGCCTGCATCGCTCCCAGCCAACATTAGACAATCGCATTGGGGAGCTGGTGGGCATACTGGCTGCCCACTGCCAGGG GGAAGGACGAAACCTTGAGGTCCATGTCTCTGACTGTATCCCAGTGAGCCAACGTGGTGCCCGGCGCCTCGTCTCTGTGGAGGCGAGGCCAGAACAGCCCGAGCCTGACTTCTGCTGCAGCCATGGTGCCTTCACTCTCCTCTGGCCGAGCCCCTGA
- the Myo1g gene encoding unconventional myosin-Ig isoform X2: MEDMEGPEYGKPDFVLLDQLTMEDFMKNLQLRFEKNRIYTYIGEVLVSVNPYQELPLYGPEAIARYQGRELYERPPHLYAVANAAYKAMKRRSRDTCIVISGESGAGKTEASKHIMQYIAAVTNPSRRAEVERVKDILLNSTCVLEAFGNARTNRNHNSSRFGKYMDINFDFKGDPVGGHIHSYLLEKSRVLKQHVGERNFHAFYQLLRGSEEQKLQEMHLERNPALYNFTRQGAGLNMGVHNVMDSDEKSHRAVTEAMAVIGFSSEEVASVHRILAAILHMGNIEFVETEENGLQKGGLAVAEAALVDHVAELTATPRDLVLRSLLARTVASGGRELIEKGHTVAEASYARDACAKAVYQRLFEWVVDRINSIMEARDRDPRRDGKDTVIGVLDIYGFEVLPVNSFEQFCINYCNEKLQQLFVQLILKQEQEEYEREGIAWQSVEYFNNATIVELVERPHRGILAILDEACSTAGPVTDRIFLQTLDTHHRHHPHYSSRQLCPTDKTMEFGRDFRIKHYAGDVTYSVERFIDKNRDFLFQDFKRLLYNRSHSAGHVARWAAGHHRSDQAPPDGWHTLQELHGGPGGEPGFQGALLCPLHQTQ, translated from the exons ATGGAGGACATGGAAGGTCCTGAATACGGCAAGCCCGACTTTGTGCTTTTGGACCAGCTGACTATGGAGGACTTCATGAAAAACCTGCAGCTCAG GTTTGAGAAGAACCGTATCTACACTTACATCGGCGAGGTGCTGGTATCTGTGAATCCCTACCAGGAGCTGCCCCTGTACGGGCCTGAGGCCATCGCCAGATACCAAGGCCGCGAACTCTACGAACGGCCACCCCACCTGTATGCTGTAGCCAACGCTGCCTACAAAGCAATGAAGCGTAGATCCAGAGACACCTGTATTGTCATCTCAG GGGAGAGCGGGGCAGGGAAGACGGAAGCCAGCAAGCACATCATGCAGTACATCGCTGCTGTCACCAACCCAAGCCGGAGGGCTGAGGTGGAGAG GGTGAAGGATATTCTGCTCAACTCCACCTGTGTGCTGGAGGCCTTTGGTAATGCCCGTACCAATCGCAACCACAATTCCAGCCGCTTTGGCAAGTACATGGACATCAACTTTGACTTCAAGGGGGATCCTGTTGGAGGACACATCCACAGCTACCTGTTGGAGAAG TCTAGAGTTCTCAAGCAACATGTGGGCGAAAGGAACTTCCATGCCTTCTACCAG TTGCTTAGGGGCAGCGAAGAGCAAAAGCTGCAAGAAATGCACCTGGAGAGAAATCCTGCTCTGTATAACTTCACACGCCAGGGAGCCGGGCTCAACATGGGTGTGCACAAT GTCATGGACAGTGATGAAAAGAGCCACCGAGCAGTGACTGAGGCCATGGCGGTCATCGGCTTCAGTTCTGAGGAAGTGGCATCTGTCCATCGCATCCTGGCTGCTATACTGCACATG GGAAACATCGAGTTTGTGGAGACAGAGGAAAATGGACTGCAGAAGGGGGGCCTAGCAGTGGCCGAGGCGGCTCTGGTGGACCATGTGGCTGAGCTGACAGCCACACCCCGAGATCTCGTTCTCCGCTCCCTGCTGGCTCGCACAGTGGCCTCAGGAGGCCGAGAACTCATAGAGAAGGGGCACACCGTGGCTGAGGCCAGCTATGCTAGGGATGCCTGTGCCAAG GCAGTGTACCAGCGGTTGTTTGAGTGGGTGGTGGACAGGATCAACAGCATCATGGAAGCTCGGGACCGCGACCCTCGGCGTGATGGCAAGGACACAGTCATTGGTGTGCTGGACATCTATGGCTTTGAAGTTCTTCCTGTCAATAG CTTTGAACAGTTCTGCATCAATTACTGCAACGAGAAGCTCCAGCAGCTCTTCGTCCAGCTCATCCTGAAGCAGGAGCAGGAGGAATATGAGCGCGAGGGCATTGCCTGGCAGAGC GTCGAGTATTTCAACAACGCCACCATCGTGGAGCTGGTGGAGCGGCCCCACCGCGGCATACTGGCCATTCTGGATGAGGCCTGTAGCACCGCTGGCCCCGTCACCGACCGCATCTTCCTGCAGACGCTGGACACGCACCACCGCCACCACCCACACTACTCCAGCCGCCAG CTCTGTCCTACTGACAAGACCATGGAGTTTGGCAGAGACTTCCGGATTAAGCACTATGCAGGGGATGTCAC GTACTCTGTGGAGAGATTCATTGACAAGAATAGAGACTTTCTCTTCCAGGACTTCAAGCGGTTGCTGTATAACAG ATCCCATTCTGCGGGCCATGTGGCCAGATGGGCAGCAGGACATCACAGAAGTGACCAAGCGCCCCCTGACGGCTGGCACACTCTTCAAGAACTCCATGGTGGCCCTGGTGGAGAACCTGGCTTCCAAG gAGCCCTTCTATGTCCGCTGCATCAAACCCAATGA